A single region of the Candidatus Binatia bacterium genome encodes:
- a CDS encoding THUMP domain-containing protein produces MARRDDEDWNVLVICSRGRTGAALSLLAKIGRFRTGGFPQVLIGTVARSGSAAGDGLLEGIEELAAADPPWPDAVDRVLPVENAVSFVRDDVTETLCEHFEPLAARLCGKTFYVRSHLRGLKGRIEHPAVERALGDFLYEKASSAGAAPKVSFKDPDFIVAVEVVGRRAGFAFLSREVRSRPMVRVK; encoded by the coding sequence GTGGCCAGGCGTGACGACGAGGACTGGAACGTCCTGGTGATCTGCTCTCGCGGCCGCACCGGCGCGGCCCTTTCGCTTCTCGCGAAGATCGGGCGCTTTCGAACCGGCGGGTTTCCCCAGGTCCTCATCGGAACGGTGGCGCGAAGCGGGTCGGCGGCCGGTGACGGGCTCCTCGAAGGCATCGAAGAGCTCGCGGCGGCCGATCCTCCGTGGCCGGATGCCGTCGACCGGGTGCTTCCCGTCGAAAATGCCGTCTCCTTCGTCCGCGACGACGTCACCGAGACGCTGTGCGAGCACTTCGAGCCGCTGGCCGCGCGCCTGTGCGGAAAAACCTTCTACGTGCGGAGCCACCTTCGCGGTCTCAAGGGGCGCATCGAGCACCCGGCGGTCGAACGGGCGCTCGGCGATTTTCTTTACGAGAAGGCGTCCAGCGCCGGCGCCGCACCGAAAGTGAGCTTCAAGGACCCCGATTTCATCGTTGCCGTCGAGGTCGTGGGGCGGCGCGCCGGTTTTGCGTTCCTGTCGCGCGAAGTGCGCAGTCGCCCGATGGTGCGCGTGAAATGA
- a CDS encoding alkaline phosphatase family protein has protein sequence MRRAHRFLGFVVLAAAAAAATSCDRSPAGSSTPPAQPVASQVPAASNPVRPGPLVLVGVDGLEWRLVLDLVARGRLPQLQSMIENGSSARLTTLQPALSPPIWTSIATGVVPQRHGILGFVQGDAADPAAQGRLFNSRDRRVRAIWDMTAERGLSSCVVGWWMTYPVDPLRGVMVAQTGAAPGLERERTRKGGLEPGKSGQVYPSDLEEHFFAIARSSASRIPAVEQQLYGDFSSWPPAMQQVAVHSRWSLAADAAYEDIALDLLSSPHRCDVVLVYLGIADVLGHRLWRWTSPGDFSSPPPAAEIERYGDVLARAYESIDRFVGRVREAAGPGATILVASDHGMGAFRPAGPVDLERTDGPLIRTGGHSAGRDAFLAAIGPGIAGRTAAVHPARIDDVARSGSVLDLAPTLLALLALPRGADMDGHVLTSMLDPAFLAAHPLSEIPTWTDPAWTAARRPYRTSAGEDAERVDELRSLGYLQ, from the coding sequence TTGCGCCGGGCGCACCGTTTTCTCGGTTTTGTCGTTCTCGCGGCGGCAGCCGCTGCCGCGACCTCCTGCGACCGTTCGCCGGCCGGTTCGTCGACGCCGCCGGCGCAACCTGTCGCGAGCCAGGTTCCTGCGGCCTCGAACCCGGTACGTCCGGGGCCGCTCGTGCTCGTCGGCGTCGACGGACTCGAGTGGAGGCTCGTGCTCGATCTGGTCGCGCGCGGCCGGCTGCCGCAGCTTCAAAGCATGATCGAGAACGGATCCTCGGCGCGGCTGACGACGTTGCAGCCGGCGCTGTCGCCGCCGATCTGGACGTCGATTGCGACCGGCGTCGTGCCGCAGCGCCACGGGATCCTCGGCTTCGTCCAGGGCGACGCCGCCGACCCGGCCGCGCAAGGCCGCCTGTTCAACAGCCGCGACCGCCGCGTGCGCGCGATCTGGGACATGACCGCCGAGCGCGGTCTTTCTTCCTGCGTCGTCGGGTGGTGGATGACTTATCCGGTCGACCCGCTGCGCGGCGTGATGGTCGCGCAGACAGGCGCCGCTCCCGGATTGGAGCGCGAGCGCACGCGCAAGGGCGGATTGGAGCCGGGAAAATCCGGCCAGGTATACCCTTCCGATCTCGAAGAGCACTTCTTTGCGATCGCGCGAAGCTCCGCGTCGCGCATTCCTGCGGTCGAGCAGCAGCTTTACGGTGATTTTTCGTCGTGGCCGCCGGCGATGCAGCAAGTCGCCGTGCACAGCCGCTGGTCGCTCGCGGCGGATGCCGCGTACGAGGACATCGCGCTCGATCTCCTGTCCAGTCCGCATCGCTGCGACGTCGTGCTCGTCTATCTCGGCATCGCCGACGTCCTCGGTCACCGGCTCTGGCGCTGGACGAGCCCCGGGGATTTCTCTTCGCCGCCTCCGGCCGCCGAAATAGAGCGTTACGGCGACGTCCTCGCGCGGGCGTACGAGAGCATCGACCGCTTCGTCGGCCGCGTCCGCGAAGCCGCCGGTCCCGGAGCGACGATCCTCGTTGCCAGCGACCACGGCATGGGTGCATTCCGGCCGGCCGGTCCGGTCGATCTCGAGCGCACGGACGGGCCGCTGATCCGCACCGGAGGCCATTCGGCCGGGCGCGACGCGTTCCTGGCGGCAATCGGTCCCGGAATTGCCGGTCGCACCGCCGCCGTGCACCCTGCGCGCATCGACGACGTCGCGCGCAGCGGCAGCGTGCTCGACCTGGCCCCGACGCTGCTCGCCCTGCTCGCTCTTCCTCGCGGCGCCGACATGGACGGGCACGTCCTGACGTCGATGCTCGACCCTGCTTTCCTCGCCGCGCATCCCCTGTCGGAAATCCCGACGTGGACGGACCCGGCGTGGACCGCGGCGCGGCGGCCCTACCGGACGTCCGCCGGAGAAGACGCGGAGCGCGTCGACGAGCTTCGCTCGCTCGGATACCTGCAGTAG
- a CDS encoding ComEA family DNA-binding protein, producing the protein MNRFGFDRKTVAVTIALGALLAASHPALAAPTGAGATAPAVGAAADASRVDVNTANAEQLASLPGIGAVKAAAIIAEREKKPFISVDDLVRVRGIGPRMVEDLRGKVSVSSR; encoded by the coding sequence ATGAACCGATTCGGATTCGACAGGAAAACGGTGGCAGTCACGATTGCTCTCGGCGCGCTGCTCGCGGCGTCGCACCCGGCGCTTGCGGCGCCGACCGGAGCCGGCGCGACTGCTCCGGCAGTCGGCGCGGCCGCCGATGCTTCAAGGGTGGACGTCAATACCGCCAACGCCGAACAGCTCGCGAGCCTGCCGGGCATCGGCGCGGTCAAGGCGGCCGCGATCATTGCGGAGCGCGAGAAGAAGCCGTTCATTTCGGTGGACGACCTGGTGCGGGTGCGCGGAATCGGTCCGCGCATGGTCGAGGATCTGCGCGGCAAGGTGTCGGTGTCGAGTCGCTGA
- a CDS encoding alcohol dehydrogenase catalytic domain-containing protein — protein MTGIEARYEAAGRIGVREVELGAPGAGEVRVRVLRCGICGSDLHAFRGRAELPLDCPGHEMSGIVDAVGPGARGVREGDRVAVEPLRRCGDCRHCLAGNYHLCGRLALSGVTAPGGMASAIVVPDYALFALPSSLDFALGALAEPMAVSVHAARLGGAGPGSRVLVLGAGTIGLVAVAAARHLGAEYVAISARHPQQKKLAAALGADEILDPEQLRPSGEKPDVVIETVGGTASTVGDAMLAVARGGTVVVVGLFEKTPVFDPGVMILKEVRMVGSMVYNHPPGGAADFAIALDVIADRAQALRALVTHTFALEDVQRAFETASDKASGAVKVMLAPAEG, from the coding sequence ATGACAGGCATCGAGGCCCGTTACGAGGCTGCAGGACGCATCGGCGTGCGCGAGGTGGAGCTTGGCGCTCCCGGCGCGGGCGAGGTGCGAGTCCGCGTCCTGCGCTGCGGCATCTGCGGCAGCGACCTGCATGCGTTTCGCGGACGGGCCGAGCTTCCGCTCGATTGCCCCGGACACGAGATGAGCGGCATCGTCGATGCCGTCGGACCCGGAGCCCGCGGCGTGCGCGAGGGAGACCGGGTCGCGGTCGAGCCGTTGCGTCGCTGCGGGGACTGCCGCCACTGCCTGGCGGGGAACTATCACCTGTGCGGCCGCCTCGCGCTGAGCGGCGTCACGGCGCCCGGAGGAATGGCCTCGGCAATCGTCGTTCCGGACTACGCGCTGTTCGCGCTTCCGTCATCGCTGGACTTCGCTCTCGGCGCGCTGGCCGAGCCGATGGCCGTCAGCGTCCATGCCGCACGCCTCGGGGGAGCAGGACCGGGCTCGCGCGTGCTCGTGCTCGGAGCCGGGACGATCGGACTGGTTGCCGTCGCCGCTGCCCGTCACCTCGGCGCCGAGTACGTCGCAATCAGTGCTCGCCATCCCCAGCAGAAAAAGCTCGCTGCCGCCCTCGGCGCCGACGAGATCCTCGATCCGGAGCAGCTTCGGCCTTCGGGCGAAAAACCCGACGTCGTGATCGAGACGGTCGGCGGAACCGCTTCGACCGTCGGCGATGCGATGCTCGCAGTTGCGCGCGGCGGCACTGTCGTCGTCGTCGGTCTTTTCGAGAAAACTCCGGTGTTCGATCCCGGTGTGATGATTCTCAAGGAAGTGCGGATGGTCGGATCGATGGTCTACAATCATCCGCCGGGAGGCGCGGCCGACTTCGCGATTGCGCTCGACGTCATCGCCGATCGCGCGCAGGCGCTTCGCGCCCTCGTCACGCACACGTTCGCGCTCGAAGATGTCCAGCGCGCGTTCGAGACGGCGTCCGACAAGGCGAGCGGCGCCGTCAAGGTCATGCTGGCTCCGGCGGAAGGTTGA
- a CDS encoding response regulator, with protein MGAAAVRPKLKGSVLVVEDDPDIRSMTATILRVAGATVQDAASASEAIDWLGRCDFDALVLDWNLAGETAEVLLEKLRELRPNLLRHSAVVTGDLMSFPGRHEAERFGCPVLAKPFRPRQLVETIAHILSDVH; from the coding sequence ATGGGCGCGGCAGCGGTCCGCCCGAAGCTGAAGGGATCGGTGCTCGTGGTCGAGGACGATCCCGATATCCGCTCGATGACGGCCACCATCCTGCGCGTGGCCGGTGCAACCGTTCAGGACGCAGCGAGCGCCAGCGAAGCGATCGACTGGCTCGGTCGCTGCGACTTCGACGCACTGGTCCTCGACTGGAACCTCGCCGGCGAAACAGCCGAGGTGCTGCTCGAGAAGCTTCGCGAGCTGAGGCCCAACCTGCTGCGCCACAGCGCCGTCGTCACCGGCGACCTGATGAGCTTTCCCGGACGCCACGAGGCCGAGCGCTTCGGGTGTCCCGTTCTCGCCAAGCCGTTCCGTCCCCGCCAGCTCGTCGAGACGATCGCGCACATACTTTCCGACGTCCACTGA
- a CDS encoding phosphotransferase family protein: protein MELSPDLDRHSDLRPRLERYLARVTGDPGASVEDTRRHTEGFSLETVSFTACWRDGAGAAERRRLVLRRQPAAGLLEPYDLRPQVAAMRAVAGAIAVPPVRWFEEDASVLGAPFYVMDFIDGDVPLPVLGKDGNPPIADAAEREALARDLACNLAGLHRFDWKSSPLAGFDAPRGARDAARRQLEVWRGYFERSRSGPEPMLHRALRELEHRAAALPTDGPVTVVHGDFRTGNFLRQGGVVRAVLDWEMVHLGDPVEDVAWATSRLWRGQSRLAGVLVACADFRRMYEEAGGQPVCPARLAFYDLLSGVKMAAIMLTGLRAFADGRTDDVRMAIFRHQLSGMNLILAESLAIIPSLDS, encoded by the coding sequence ATGGAACTTTCCCCGGACCTCGACCGCCACAGCGACCTGCGTCCGCGCCTCGAGCGTTACCTCGCCCGTGTCACCGGCGACCCCGGCGCTTCGGTAGAGGATACTCGTCGCCACACCGAAGGCTTCTCGCTGGAGACCGTTTCGTTCACCGCTTGCTGGCGAGACGGCGCGGGCGCGGCCGAGCGTCGGCGCCTCGTGCTCCGGCGTCAGCCTGCCGCCGGTCTCCTCGAGCCCTACGACCTTCGGCCGCAGGTTGCCGCGATGCGTGCGGTCGCCGGCGCCATTGCCGTTCCGCCGGTGCGCTGGTTCGAAGAAGACGCGTCCGTGCTCGGTGCGCCGTTCTACGTGATGGATTTCATCGACGGCGACGTTCCCCTTCCGGTGCTGGGGAAGGACGGGAACCCGCCGATCGCCGACGCCGCCGAGCGCGAAGCCCTCGCGCGCGACCTCGCCTGCAACCTTGCCGGTCTTCATCGCTTCGACTGGAAGTCCTCGCCGCTCGCAGGCTTCGACGCACCCCGCGGCGCCCGCGATGCCGCAAGGCGCCAGCTCGAGGTGTGGCGCGGATACTTCGAGCGTTCGCGGTCCGGGCCGGAGCCGATGCTCCACCGGGCATTGCGCGAGCTGGAACACCGCGCCGCGGCTCTTCCAACGGACGGTCCCGTCACGGTCGTGCACGGCGATTTCCGCACCGGAAACTTTCTTCGCCAGGGTGGTGTGGTGCGCGCCGTGCTCGACTGGGAAATGGTGCACCTCGGCGATCCGGTCGAGGACGTCGCCTGGGCGACGAGCCGCCTCTGGCGCGGGCAGAGCCGCCTTGCCGGAGTGCTGGTTGCCTGCGCCGATTTCCGGCGCATGTACGAAGAGGCCGGCGGCCAGCCCGTCTGCCCGGCGCGCTTGGCGTTTTATGACCTGCTGTCCGGTGTCAAGATGGCCGCCATCATGCTGACCGGCCTTCGCGCGTTCGCCGACGGTCGCACCGACGACGTGCGCATGGCGATCTTCCGTCACCAACTCTCGGGAATGAACCTGATTCTTGCCGAATCGCTGGCAATCATTCCTTCGCTGGACTCGTGA